In one window of Episyrphus balteatus chromosome 3, idEpiBalt1.1, whole genome shotgun sequence DNA:
- the LOC129914436 gene encoding uncharacterized protein LOC129914436 isoform X2 gives MFIDFIGTQNHKKMSDKISFSNFDNSESLYSILKDCVNRRSIDSLTDDSDCSASVQEYSTFDCYKMVSMTDHFGDNILEENGRISLAYENLRSIPKRIAEKFASKTKFLDLGYNDFTNLSFLMFFDRLHTLILDRNMHLDVNTLPFLPNLRILWINNCNISNIDAWLYRIEDQCPHIQQLSIMGNPGTMTLMNAQANNDYRDYIFNKLPSLKYLDGIANEPLSRSLLRIPSKSSTATTDSTRTNLSCNGISRSGISRSGLSRSGTSSLSLFKLSELFRFKRRRRCFQN, from the exons ATGTTCATTGACTTTATTGGAacccaaaatcataaaaaaatgtccGATAAGATCAGTTTTTCCAACTTTGACAATAG CGAGAGTCTATATTCGATACTGAAGGACTGCGTAAATCGAAGATCGATCGACAGTTTAACCGATGATTCGGACTGTAGTGCCTCCGTTCAGGAATATTCCACATTCGATTGCTACAAAATGGTCTCGATGACCGATCACTTTGGTGATAATATTCTCGAAGAAAACGGACGAATATCACTGGCATATGAAAATCTACGATCAATTCCGAAAAGGATCGCCGAAAAATTTGCATCGAAAACAAAGTTTCTCGATTTGGGTTACAATGATTTTACGAATTTGtcgtttttgatgttttttgatAGATTGCATACGCTTATATTGGATCGAAATATGCACCTGGATGTTAATACATTGCCATTTTTACCCAATTTACGGATCCTTTG GATCAACAATTGTAATATTTCAAATATAGACGCATGGCTTTACAGGATTGAAGATCAGTGCCCGCATATTCAACAATTGTCGATAATGGGAAATCCAGGAACAATGACCTTAATGAATGCACAAGCAAATAATGACTATAgagattatatttttaataaattgccaAGTCTTAAGTATTTGGATGGAATTGCTAATGAGCCATTAAGTAGGAGTCTTTTGAGAATTCCATCAAAATCTTCAACGGCAACAACAGATTCTACGAGAACGAATTTAAGTTGTAATGGCATAAGTCGCAGTGGGATTAGTCGTAGTGGTCTTAGTCGCAGTGGCACTTCGTCGTTATCACTGTTTAAGTTAAGCGAGTTATTTAGGTTTAAACGAAGAAGGAgatgttttcaaaattaa
- the LOC129914436 gene encoding uncharacterized protein LOC129914436 isoform X1 yields MIGKKNRPMFIDFIGTQNHKKMSDKISFSNFDNSESLYSILKDCVNRRSIDSLTDDSDCSASVQEYSTFDCYKMVSMTDHFGDNILEENGRISLAYENLRSIPKRIAEKFASKTKFLDLGYNDFTNLSFLMFFDRLHTLILDRNMHLDVNTLPFLPNLRILWINNCNISNIDAWLYRIEDQCPHIQQLSIMGNPGTMTLMNAQANNDYRDYIFNKLPSLKYLDGIANEPLSRSLLRIPSKSSTATTDSTRTNLSCNGISRSGISRSGLSRSGTSSLSLFKLSELFRFKRRRRCFQN; encoded by the exons aTGATAGGTAAAAAGAATAGACCCATGTTCATTGACTTTATTGGAacccaaaatcataaaaaaatgtccGATAAGATCAGTTTTTCCAACTTTGACAATAG CGAGAGTCTATATTCGATACTGAAGGACTGCGTAAATCGAAGATCGATCGACAGTTTAACCGATGATTCGGACTGTAGTGCCTCCGTTCAGGAATATTCCACATTCGATTGCTACAAAATGGTCTCGATGACCGATCACTTTGGTGATAATATTCTCGAAGAAAACGGACGAATATCACTGGCATATGAAAATCTACGATCAATTCCGAAAAGGATCGCCGAAAAATTTGCATCGAAAACAAAGTTTCTCGATTTGGGTTACAATGATTTTACGAATTTGtcgtttttgatgttttttgatAGATTGCATACGCTTATATTGGATCGAAATATGCACCTGGATGTTAATACATTGCCATTTTTACCCAATTTACGGATCCTTTG GATCAACAATTGTAATATTTCAAATATAGACGCATGGCTTTACAGGATTGAAGATCAGTGCCCGCATATTCAACAATTGTCGATAATGGGAAATCCAGGAACAATGACCTTAATGAATGCACAAGCAAATAATGACTATAgagattatatttttaataaattgccaAGTCTTAAGTATTTGGATGGAATTGCTAATGAGCCATTAAGTAGGAGTCTTTTGAGAATTCCATCAAAATCTTCAACGGCAACAACAGATTCTACGAGAACGAATTTAAGTTGTAATGGCATAAGTCGCAGTGGGATTAGTCGTAGTGGTCTTAGTCGCAGTGGCACTTCGTCGTTATCACTGTTTAAGTTAAGCGAGTTATTTAGGTTTAAACGAAGAAGGAgatgttttcaaaattaa
- the LOC129914438 gene encoding leucine-rich melanocyte differentiation-associated protein-like, translating to MQKMIISQRRTNWPKTANLLQVPPRNFKSNKILPPSELHRSAKKFSIRKQFITSAAANESISEQEISLLLHHESRLSLAYGALEEIPCLILKYMADKIKILDLSHNRFRNLSFLQSFSNLQTLILDKNSYLDCQSLPSMKSLEILWLNNCNLINVSDWLTTLQVQCPALKQLSMMCNPVGWTVLNGVSEHDEREYLTQILKILPNLEYFDGIRINDEHRQLAIGRKKLSFALLEEIFHKKLMVFINFSTKLHKNYMSMDKLNAHFVKNKSLIDKKQKF from the exons aTGCAAAAGATGATTATCTCACAAAG GAGGACTAATTGGCCCAAGACAGCAAATTTGCTGCAGGTGCCACCCAGAAACTTCAAAAGCAACAAAATTCTTCCGCCCTCCGAATTGCATCGTTCCGCCAAGAAATTTTCTATCCGTAAACAATTCATTAC TTCGGCGGCGGCTAATGAGTCCATTAGCGAGCAAGAAATTTCATTACTTTTGCACCATGAAAGCCGTTTGTCACTCGCTTATGGGGCTTTGGAAGAGATTCCTTGTCTTATTCTAAAATACATGgctgataaaattaaaatcctCGATTTGAGCCATAACCGTTTTCGAAACCTCTCATTTCTTCAAAGTTTCTCAAATCTTCAAACTCTTATTTTGGACAAGAATTCATATTTAGATTGCCAGTCCCTGCCCTCGATGAAAAGCCTAGAAATTCTTTG gcttAACAATTGCAATCTTATAAATGTCTCAGATTGGTTGACAACACTGCAGGTCCAGTGTCCCGCTCTGAAACAACTTTCAATGATGTGCAATCCAGTAGGCTGGACCGTACTTAACGGTGTTAGTGAGCACGATGAGCGAGAATATCTAACAcaaatactaaaaattttaccaaatttgGAATATTTTGACGGTATCCGAATAAACGATGAACACAGACAATTAGCCATTGGACGTAAAAAGCTTTCTTTTGCCCTTCTCGAAgagatttttcacaaaaaattaatggtttttataaatttttctacgaaattgcaTAAAAATTATATGTCAATGGACAAATTAAATGcacattttgttaaaaataagagtcttattgataaaaaacaaaaattttaa